The Candidatus Omnitrophota bacterium region GGCGGTATACCCTGAGGCCGAAAAGATATCACCGGCCTTCTTCGTATCGATATCGAGGACCAGGGGGAGATAGACGTTCCCGGCCTCTCTCATGGCGTCGGCCAGTTCTTTGTCGTTTTCGTGGGGCTCGCTGAAGAAGATATCGAATATCACCGATTTCGCGCCGGCAGACGATAGCGCCTTGATGAGGAGGGCATGGTAACTGCGGTCAAAAGGAAAACGGCCGATCTTTGCGATCGTGTCTTCGCCTATATCCACCATCACCACCTTATCGGTGGTGGATACACCGGGCCTTAATAAAAATCTGAAATCGAGCGTTTCGAGCTCATAGTTGTCGAGGAGACGCAGGTAGGAGATGAGGATCACCGTGGCCGCTATAAGCGGGAGAATGACCAGGTAGAAGATCAGCTTGGAACGACGGGAGGAGGCCATCGCGGAAGAGGCGCTTAACCGTTACTTCCCCTTCATCAGGAGTTTCCACGGATGCTTCTTGATGTCCTCGCTGAACTCTTTGAAATTGACCGAGGTCTGCTCGAGATTTACCGCGATACTGTCTATCCTGGAACGGTTATCCGCGACCACCCCGGTGACGTTTTCGGCAAGCTTCTTGACCTCGACGAGCGTCTTGTCCAGGTTCTCGGCGATAACATCCGCCTTCTTCATCAGTTTTCTCATCTCGACCGGGTCCTCGCTCGCCAGTATAGCCCCGGGGCCCGCGAACGGCTTGTCGGCGGAACCGGGCGTCAGGCCTATATAGGCGTCCCCTATGAAACCGGACGTGGAGATGAACGCCAGAGAGTCCTCGTGGAGTTTCGCCTTGCTGTCGATCGCGAGCACCAGCTCCACTTTCGTATCGGGGGCGTAGTTGAACTTTATCTTCTCCACCCTGCCGACCTCTATGCCGGAAAGTTTGACTATGGAATCCAGTTTTACACCTTCGGCATAATTAAAATACGTGGTGACCCTGTACGGCTTCCCGCCGAAGTCGGTCGTCTTCACCCAGAAGACCACCGCCGCCGCCACTGCTATCGTCACGACAAGACCGGTCTTCACTTCATTGTTTATTATCTTCATGCGTGATCTCCCTTTCATTGGTTCATGCGCTGACCGAGCAGGTGCTCGAGATAATCGTCTTTCTGCTGGAAAAATTTTATAGGCCCGTCGGGGCTTCCGGAAACGAACTGTTGGACCATGCTGTTCTTGCTCTTCCTGATCTCGTCCGGGGTCCCCACCTCGAGGACCTTCCCCTCGTACAGCATAGCGACCCTGTCGGCTATGGAGAAGACGCTCTTCATGTCATGCGTCACGACGATGCTCGTTATGGACAGCTTCTGGGAAAGGTCGAGTATCAATTTATCTATGACCCCCGCCACGATCGGGTCGAGCCCTGCCGTCGGCTCGTCATAAAAGACGATCTCCGGGTCCATGACTATAGCGCGCGCCAACCCCACCCTTTTCCGCATTCCGCCCGACAGCTGGCTGGGCATCAGGTCCTCGAATCCCCTTAAACCGACGAGCTCCAGCTTCATCTTGACGACGATGTCTATGACGTTCTTATCGAGCCTGGTGTGCTCCCTCAGGGGAA contains the following coding sequences:
- a CDS encoding ABC transporter ATP-binding protein, producing MEREVVIRSDNVVKKFGERTILDGLSLEIYKGETFVIMGGSGCGKSTFLRHLIGALKPDSGKINLLGKDITAVSEDEMDKLKKRIGMSFQSSALFDSMTVGDNVSLPLREHTRLDKNVIDIVVKMKLELVGLRGFEDLMPSQLSGGMRKRVGLARAIVMDPEIVFYDEPTAGLDPIVAGVIDKLILDLSQKLSITSIVVTHDMKSVFSIADRVAMLYEGKVLEVGTPDEIRKSKNSMVQQFVSGSPDGPIKFFQQKDDYLEHLLGQRMNQ
- a CDS encoding MlaD family protein — encoded protein: MKIINNEVKTGLVVTIAVAAAVVFWVKTTDFGGKPYRVTTYFNYAEGVKLDSIVKLSGIEVGRVEKIKFNYAPDTKVELVLAIDSKAKLHEDSLAFISTSGFIGDAYIGLTPGSADKPFAGPGAILASEDPVEMRKLMKKADVIAENLDKTLVEVKKLAENVTGVVADNRSRIDSIAVNLEQTSVNFKEFSEDIKKHPWKLLMKGK